In the Corynebacterium kroppenstedtii genome, one interval contains:
- a CDS encoding acetyl/propionyl/methylcrotonyl-CoA carboxylase subunit alpha, which translates to MSADSKTIETKKITKVLVANRGEIAVRVIRAAKDAGIPSVAVYAEPDAEAPFVHLADEAFALGGQTSADSYLNFDKILDAAKKSGANAIHPGYGFLSENGDFAEAVENAGLIWIGPSPESIRKLGDKVTARHIALAANAPMAPGTKEPVKDADEVVAFAKEHGLPIAIKAAFGGGGRGMKVAHSLDEVRDLYDSAVRESMAAFGRSECFVERYLDKARHVECQVVADMHGNYVVVSTRDCSLQRRFQKLVEEAPAPFLTDEQNERLHQSAKDICREAGYYGAGTVEYMVADDGLISFLEVNTRLQVEHPVSEEVTGWDLVQEQFRIAEGKELSRKEDPIPNGHAIEFRINGEDPGSNFMPAPGTVTKYVEPSGPGVRMDSGINEGEVIGGQFDSMLAKLIVWGKDRDQALARSARALDEYQVEGLATVIPFDRHIVKNPAFVGDGSSFDIYTKWIEQEWMETNPIEPYAGDTDADEDTTPSQKVVVEIDGRRVEVALPGDLALGGGNGGAKKKKSKKRRGGGKAVSGDAVVAPMQGTIIKVNVEEGQEVQEGETVVVLEAMKMENPVKATKSGTVTGLDVEEGKGVSKGDPLMELK; encoded by the coding sequence GTGTCCGCCGACAGTAAGACAATCGAGACCAAAAAAATCACCAAAGTTCTCGTCGCCAACCGTGGTGAGATCGCGGTTCGTGTGATCCGCGCCGCGAAGGATGCTGGAATCCCCAGCGTCGCGGTGTATGCCGAACCTGATGCCGAGGCGCCTTTCGTTCATCTTGCCGACGAAGCCTTCGCACTGGGCGGCCAAACATCTGCGGATTCTTACTTGAATTTCGACAAGATTTTGGACGCGGCGAAGAAATCGGGCGCGAATGCGATTCACCCCGGTTATGGCTTCTTGTCCGAGAACGGTGACTTCGCGGAGGCCGTCGAGAATGCTGGCTTAATCTGGATCGGTCCGTCTCCTGAATCAATTCGGAAGCTGGGCGACAAGGTGACGGCTCGTCATATCGCACTTGCTGCTAACGCTCCTATGGCTCCGGGGACGAAGGAACCCGTCAAGGATGCGGACGAGGTTGTCGCGTTCGCCAAGGAGCATGGGCTTCCCATTGCGATTAAGGCGGCGTTTGGTGGTGGTGGCCGTGGTATGAAGGTCGCTCACAGCTTGGATGAGGTTCGTGATCTCTACGACTCCGCTGTTCGTGAGTCCATGGCAGCGTTCGGTAGGTCAGAGTGCTTCGTGGAGCGGTATCTGGATAAGGCTCGTCACGTGGAATGCCAGGTAGTGGCGGACATGCATGGCAACTACGTGGTGGTCTCCACCCGTGACTGCTCGTTGCAGCGTCGTTTCCAGAAACTCGTCGAGGAGGCACCCGCCCCCTTCTTGACGGATGAGCAAAATGAGCGTTTGCACCAGTCTGCGAAGGATATTTGCCGTGAGGCTGGGTACTACGGCGCTGGCACCGTGGAGTACATGGTTGCCGACGATGGCCTGATTTCCTTCCTTGAGGTGAACACCCGTTTGCAGGTGGAGCACCCCGTGTCGGAAGAAGTAACCGGGTGGGATCTTGTCCAAGAGCAGTTCCGCATCGCTGAGGGTAAGGAATTGTCGCGCAAGGAAGATCCTATTCCGAATGGCCACGCCATTGAATTCCGTATTAATGGTGAGGATCCGGGCAGCAACTTCATGCCGGCTCCCGGTACGGTCACGAAGTATGTTGAGCCTTCTGGCCCGGGTGTCCGTATGGATTCCGGCATTAATGAGGGCGAAGTCATTGGTGGCCAGTTTGACTCGATGCTGGCCAAACTCATCGTGTGGGGTAAGGATCGCGACCAGGCGCTTGCCCGCTCAGCCCGTGCTCTAGACGAGTACCAGGTTGAAGGCTTGGCGACGGTTATTCCGTTCGACCGCCACATTGTAAAGAACCCTGCCTTTGTGGGCGACGGCTCCTCCTTCGATATTTACACAAAGTGGATTGAGCAAGAGTGGATGGAGACCAACCCCATCGAGCCGTACGCGGGTGACACCGATGCGGATGAGGACACCACCCCGTCCCAGAAGGTTGTTGTAGAAATCGACGGCCGACGGGTTGAGGTTGCGCTGCCGGGGGATCTGGCACTTGGTGGCGGTAATGGGGGCGCTAAGAAGAAGAAGTCAAAGAAGCGTCGCGGTGGCGGCAAGGCCGTGTCGGGCGATGCCGTTGTGGCCCCGATGCAGGGAACCATTATCAAGGTCAATGTTGAGGAAGGCCAGGAAGTCCAGGAAGGCGAGACTGTCGTCGTCCTGGAGGCCATGAAGATGGAGAACCCTGTGAAGGCCACGAAGTCCGGTACGGTAACTGGATTGGACGTGGAAGAGGGCAAGGGTGTCTCCAAGGGAGATCCGCTGATGGAGCTCAAGTAG
- a CDS encoding Cj0069 family protein — MQKNIVVFEVEGGNDKGPDGHRKDTMPIVNAIKAHDGWDSEVIYYDNTKADDIFEKVSKSSGGYISRVNPGNIPGGEKGYFDLLTRLSDAGLVGMSSPEKMMDYGAKDALVKLNDTSLVPSDTAAYYDVESFHETFPKSLSYGERVLKQNRGSTGSGIWRVRIEDKELADSVEPGTALPLDTMLVCTEAVDNHTEHKKLGEFMDFCDQYIVGDNGMLVDMRFMPRIVEGEIRILLVGDKPVFVVHKKPAAGGENFSATLFSGAQYTYDKPEEWQDLIDEFAAVRPVIADKLGGDGNVPLIWTADFMLDDGENGEDTYVLGEINCSCVGFTSELDMGIQEMVADEAIRRVEEANA; from the coding sequence GTGCAGAAGAACATTGTTGTGTTCGAAGTTGAAGGCGGAAACGACAAGGGACCCGATGGTCACCGTAAAGACACGATGCCCATCGTTAACGCAATTAAAGCTCACGACGGCTGGGATTCGGAGGTCATCTACTACGACAACACCAAGGCCGACGACATCTTCGAGAAAGTATCCAAGTCCTCAGGCGGCTACATTTCTCGAGTGAACCCCGGCAATATTCCCGGTGGTGAAAAGGGCTACTTCGACTTGCTCACCCGTCTGAGCGACGCCGGCCTCGTTGGCATGTCAAGCCCCGAGAAGATGATGGACTATGGCGCAAAAGATGCGCTGGTGAAGCTCAACGACACGTCGCTGGTGCCCTCAGACACGGCTGCGTACTACGACGTTGAGAGCTTCCACGAGACCTTCCCGAAGTCGCTCTCATACGGCGAGCGCGTGCTTAAGCAGAACCGCGGATCCACGGGTTCCGGCATCTGGCGTGTTCGTATCGAAGACAAGGAACTCGCTGACTCCGTTGAGCCGGGCACCGCTCTTCCGCTCGACACCATGCTGGTCTGCACGGAAGCCGTCGACAACCACACTGAGCACAAGAAGCTCGGCGAGTTCATGGACTTCTGTGACCAATACATCGTCGGCGATAACGGCATGCTCGTGGACATGCGCTTCATGCCCCGCATCGTGGAGGGCGAAATCCGCATCCTCCTGGTCGGCGACAAGCCCGTCTTCGTTGTTCACAAGAAGCCAGCTGCAGGTGGTGAAAACTTCTCGGCCACCCTGTTCTCTGGCGCGCAGTACACTTACGACAAGCCGGAAGAGTGGCAGGACCTAATCGACGAATTCGCTGCTGTCCGCCCCGTCATTGCCGACAAGTTGGGTGGCGACGGCAACGTGCCGCTGATCTGGACCGCAGACTTCATGCTTGACGACGGTGAGAACGGCGAGGACACTTACGTCCTGGGCGAAATCAACTGCTCGTGCGTGGGATTCACCTCTGAGCTGGACATGGGCATCCAGGAAATGGTTGCTGATGAAGCAATCCGTCGCGTTGAGGAAGCCAACGCCTAA
- a CDS encoding TetR/AcrR family transcriptional regulator yields MSPGPGRKPVFDKEQAIQAALEEGVATFSLRGVADKLGIKPPALYRMFSSRDELQAAAMQKLAEHINDPAVATTWQDALRLFSSRSWDLFSRYPEAPTVIMTKPEAIIGVLPGFRRLIDRLVRLNIPGGFPCASFAVDFIGDITITTFIQMQSFTRTDDTGETPLDRYTTSADDHDDVFGMKDMPGTGFLESKVEFIIAGIEHGIGPGNSTTSAS; encoded by the coding sequence TTGAGTCCCGGGCCCGGTCGCAAACCCGTCTTCGATAAAGAACAAGCTATACAAGCCGCACTCGAGGAAGGCGTCGCTACTTTTAGTCTCCGGGGTGTTGCCGACAAACTAGGAATTAAACCCCCGGCGCTGTATCGGATGTTTTCCTCCCGAGACGAGCTCCAAGCAGCGGCGATGCAAAAGCTTGCCGAGCACATCAATGACCCGGCCGTGGCCACGACGTGGCAGGACGCCTTAAGACTGTTTAGCTCGCGATCATGGGACCTGTTTTCGCGTTACCCCGAGGCACCCACGGTCATTATGACCAAACCCGAGGCGATTATCGGTGTTCTGCCTGGCTTCAGGAGGCTCATTGACCGGCTTGTTCGCCTCAATATTCCCGGCGGATTCCCGTGCGCATCGTTCGCCGTGGACTTTATTGGCGACATCACCATCACCACCTTTATTCAGATGCAGTCCTTCACGAGAACCGACGACACTGGAGAAACTCCGCTTGACCGGTACACCACATCGGCTGATGACCACGATGATGTCTTCGGTATGAAAGACATGCCAGGAACAGGTTTTCTGGAAAGTAAAGTTGAATTCATCATTGCCGGTATTGAACACGGAATCGGACCGGGGAACAGCACTACTAGCGCTAGTTAG
- a CDS encoding DUF3151 domain-containing protein, with product MSEHRDFLAPAPVELPADPAATLIEEGKNLNDVIVSVPTSSLAWAELAEDALRSVDATAAQNSDDHLDAAVAAYAYARTGYHRGLDALRANGWKGWGRVPWSHEPNRGVLRAIAALALAARAIGENNEYDRCRKLLEDSDPSCVSSLIDDQLDTE from the coding sequence ATGAGTGAGCACCGTGATTTCCTAGCCCCCGCGCCCGTCGAACTACCCGCCGATCCCGCGGCGACGCTGATTGAAGAAGGGAAGAACCTCAACGACGTCATCGTCAGTGTGCCCACAAGTTCACTCGCATGGGCAGAACTTGCCGAAGATGCACTGCGTTCCGTAGACGCGACCGCTGCTCAAAATTCAGATGACCATCTCGACGCGGCCGTTGCAGCCTACGCGTATGCGCGGACTGGTTATCACCGTGGCCTTGACGCCTTGCGTGCGAACGGGTGGAAAGGTTGGGGCCGGGTGCCGTGGTCTCATGAGCCGAACCGTGGGGTTCTCCGGGCTATTGCTGCTCTTGCGCTAGCTGCCCGGGCTATCGGGGAAAATAACGAATACGACCGCTGCCGAAAACTGCTCGAGGACTCCGATCCCTCATGCGTTTCATCGCTGATCGACGATCAGCTCGACACAGAGTAG
- a CDS encoding nucleobase:cation symporter-2 family protein, with translation MSSPANTTSRSDSNHSPNPSGQAIAVDAWPGTVRALILGFQHVLAAYAGAVAVPLFVGYALVDAGRMSSADIPHLIAADLFVAGIATIVQSVGLWRFGVRLPLIQGCTFSAAIPMVSIGSHYGLPAIYGSVIASGLFMIIFAPLFSSLLRLFPPLVTGTVLLIIGSTLMPVAAEWIGGGSEAKGTHKFGTGKNLLIATFVLVLILVIERWGPAWLARISVLVGMLSGLVACIPLGMVNWDSTTSARWIGATQPFYFGAPHFIPSAIGAMCIVSLVTMVEATGDIVAIGEITESRINDKRIADGLRADGAATVLGGVFNTFQYTAFAQNIGVLSITGVRSRWVTSVAGGMLIVLGVIPKTASVVAAIPAPVLGGAGIALFGMVAASGVRTLSTVRFNSSNIVVVAIPLALALLPATSPTLFSQMPAWAQTFLGSGICIGSVAAIVLNLMFNTGTRAPASHKDGTTAHDTPRGSSHGLADANDDGFGDHPAAQS, from the coding sequence GTGAGCTCCCCTGCTAACACCACATCACGCTCGGATTCTAACCACTCCCCCAACCCATCGGGCCAAGCAATCGCCGTCGACGCCTGGCCTGGCACAGTCAGAGCACTCATCCTAGGTTTCCAGCATGTGCTAGCAGCCTACGCGGGTGCGGTGGCTGTGCCTCTTTTTGTTGGCTATGCGTTAGTTGATGCCGGCCGGATGTCATCGGCAGACATTCCGCACTTAATCGCCGCCGATCTCTTCGTCGCGGGCATCGCAACAATCGTGCAGTCTGTCGGTCTATGGCGGTTCGGTGTCCGCCTGCCCCTAATCCAAGGGTGTACCTTCTCTGCAGCAATCCCTATGGTGAGTATCGGGTCACACTATGGTCTGCCTGCCATCTACGGATCGGTGATTGCCTCCGGTCTGTTCATGATCATTTTCGCGCCGCTGTTTTCTAGCTTGTTACGGCTCTTCCCGCCCCTGGTCACGGGAACTGTGCTATTGATTATTGGGTCGACTCTCATGCCAGTGGCTGCCGAATGGATTGGTGGCGGGTCCGAGGCGAAAGGCACCCACAAGTTCGGTACAGGCAAGAACCTGCTTATCGCTACTTTCGTCTTGGTGTTAATCCTCGTGATTGAGCGTTGGGGGCCCGCGTGGCTTGCCCGTATTTCTGTATTGGTGGGGATGCTATCCGGCCTGGTGGCATGTATTCCGCTGGGAATGGTGAACTGGGATTCCACGACGTCCGCGCGGTGGATCGGGGCCACACAGCCGTTTTATTTTGGCGCGCCGCATTTTATTCCGTCGGCCATCGGCGCAATGTGCATCGTTTCCCTGGTCACCATGGTGGAGGCCACCGGTGACATCGTAGCCATTGGGGAGATCACCGAATCACGCATTAACGACAAGAGAATAGCCGACGGCCTCCGTGCCGACGGAGCTGCCACTGTGCTGGGTGGTGTCTTCAACACGTTCCAGTACACCGCGTTTGCCCAAAATATTGGCGTGCTGTCGATTACTGGTGTGCGGTCGCGGTGGGTGACGTCGGTTGCCGGCGGGATGTTGATTGTCCTCGGTGTGATCCCAAAGACCGCGTCCGTGGTGGCCGCTATTCCGGCACCCGTGTTAGGTGGCGCTGGTATTGCGTTATTCGGAATGGTGGCGGCGTCGGGGGTGCGGACCTTATCTACGGTCCGATTTAATTCGTCGAACATTGTGGTCGTCGCCATTCCGTTAGCGCTAGCACTCTTACCGGCGACGTCCCCAACGTTGTTTTCCCAGATGCCGGCGTGGGCCCAGACTTTCTTGGGGTCCGGGATTTGCATTGGGTCAGTTGCTGCCATTGTGTTGAACCTGATGTTTAATACCGGTACGCGGGCCCCCGCATCGCACAAAGATGGCACGACGGCTCATGACACGCCGCGCGGGTCATCCCATGGCCTAGCCGATGCTAACGATGACGGCTTCGGTGATCATCCCGCTGCGCAATCTTGA
- a CDS encoding sulfurtransferase: protein MAAPLDPHPLLQDYAHPEKVVTSQWLGAKLGTPDVRVVESDEDSLLYDLGHIPTAIRIDWRRDLSDPITRNVISPEAFAQLMRDKGIHREDTVIIYGDHSNWWAAFAFWVFTLYGHPDVRLLNGGRDAWIRAERETTFAVPENPESTYPVPDRCTTGLISVDDLRGSYESSQLIDVRTPEEYRGGTSDDASSSTAKLTLRTGHIPGAVNIPWDSTVYPNSNFRSMDELREIFGTLDSSNPTVTYCVTGERSAHTWFVLRYLLGWDDVKSYYGSWAEWGNMVGMPIARGDRPL, encoded by the coding sequence ATGGCCGCGCCACTTGACCCCCACCCATTACTTCAGGATTACGCCCACCCGGAAAAAGTTGTTACCTCACAATGGTTGGGGGCAAAATTGGGCACCCCCGACGTTCGCGTCGTCGAATCGGACGAAGACAGTTTGCTCTACGATCTCGGCCACATTCCCACGGCTATTCGTATTGATTGGCGTCGGGACCTGTCCGATCCGATAACCAGAAACGTCATTTCCCCCGAAGCGTTTGCACAATTGATGCGCGATAAAGGGATCCACCGAGAAGATACGGTCATCATTTATGGAGACCATTCCAACTGGTGGGCAGCCTTCGCGTTCTGGGTTTTCACACTCTATGGGCACCCGGATGTCCGCCTGCTTAACGGCGGTCGGGACGCGTGGATCAGGGCCGAGCGGGAAACAACATTCGCCGTCCCAGAGAACCCGGAATCCACATACCCCGTACCAGATAGGTGCACGACCGGGCTGATCTCCGTGGATGATTTGCGCGGATCCTACGAATCATCCCAGCTTATCGACGTCCGAACACCCGAGGAATACCGTGGCGGAACCTCCGACGACGCCTCTTCCTCAACCGCGAAGTTGACGCTGCGGACGGGCCACATTCCCGGCGCGGTGAATATCCCGTGGGACTCAACGGTGTATCCGAATAGCAATTTCCGCAGCATGGATGAATTGCGGGAGATTTTTGGGACGCTGGATTCGTCGAACCCGACGGTGACCTATTGTGTGACGGGTGAGCGCAGTGCCCATACATGGTTCGTGTTGCGTTATTTGTTGGGTTGGGACGACGTGAAGAGCTATTACGGCTCGTGGGCTGAGTGGGGAAATATGGTCGGGATGCCGATCGCCCGGGGTGACCGCCCACTCTGA